The sequence TGGTGCTGAAAAAGCCCCCGGAGCTGTCCGTGGTGCTGAACTGGACGGGAGCGGTGAGCGGGGTCTGGCCGCTGTCCGTGGTGCTGAAcgagccccccccgggctctgtccgtggtgctgagcccccgATCTGTCCATGGTGTTGaacggcccggcccggccccttcccccaggaccccaaaccTAGCCAGCCCGGGGTCACCTGGAGACAGCCCCGTAGCCTCCGAGCCCACGGATCCAGAGTCCACTGTGGCCTTCCCTGCGGGACAGCAGCGTGATCCTGTGAGTCTCTGCCACAGCCTGCAGCGTCCCAGTGAGCACCCACATCAGGGTGGCACTAACAGGGTGACTGATCATCCTGCCCCTCTCTCGAGGCCCTAATCCCTCCTCACAACCACATGGAGACAGTAAACTCTCCAACAGCTTGGGCAAGCCCTGGCTGCTTTTATTCTGTCCATCCCAGCTTCCTCATCACCCATGTAATGTTTGTAGTGACAGGCTCTTAGgccctcttctttcttctctcttcctgcGTCAAATCCGCCCCCCACCACTGCATCATTGCTCATTGTGGATGAGAAAACCCTCATGAATGAAATGATTTCTCTGGCAATGACATTTCCTGTGAAATGTGCACCCTGGAATGAATTCGGGGGACTAAAAGACTTTGCCCTTTGCTTTTGTCATGCTTCCTCCCACTGTGGATTGGGAGCTGGTATTGCATTGCTGGTAGACACCACCCCCAGGAGGTCTGCGAGAGCAGAGTGGGGTTGCTGTGAGGGGCTCTGAGGCTGGGTCCTTCCTGCGAGAGCCCACAGTAAGGATGGTTGTACCAGGTATTGAAATCTCctgagagaggaggaaaggcCAGATCTAtgctcttctgctgctttggTGTGGCCAAAAAGCATTTGAGGATGCCTGAAGAGCGTTTGGAACATCAGAAGGCACAAAGGAGTCAAACCATGGCTTGAGAGTGAAGGGCTCTGTATTGACTTCTCCAAGTCTGTCCCAGTGGGTTAGGggcctggggcagggcagggggtgctcTGTGTGTCCCAGCACATGGAAGCTCCGATCTCTGCAGGATGGGATGTTTGCACTCTGTACAGTGGAGCAGCACGGCCTCTCCCTTGGGCCAGAGGAGCTCAATCAcagtgtgtgggggggaagaTCCCAGCACTGCCCCGTGGTGCCAGAGACAGAGGAGAGTGGTGATCAGACCAACACACCTCCCCAGTCCATGCTCCCTGCCCATCTCCTCCAGGATGGTGTCCTCGCCAGGCATGGTCCTGCTCCTTTCAGGGTGGCAGGAGCCCTCAGATCCTTGGCTACCCCCTTCCCTGGAGAGACGTGCCCACATACAGAGCCTGGCTGGACGCAGCCAtctccctgcctgcccagccTCCCGCTGACCATGCCTGGAGCCTGCGTGTGCCCAGAGGGCCTACGTCGCCGGCCGTGTTTCTATTTGAAGTGACTTCCCAGCTCATTCATGGTTTGCGATATCTGTGAGCCAGACAGGCAGCCTCGGTGCCGGGGGCAGGGGGACCTGGCTCAGCTTTCCAAAGCAGGACTGTGAACGCCACCGATTCCAGCCCCCggagccctgccctggggacaaACCTTGGTCTGAGCTGGTTGTAACTGTGGCCAACACCTCCTTCTGGCTGAATTTCAGTCCGAAGGGCTGTCAGCATCTGTCTCTTCCCGTGACTGTCCCCTGCGGGAGCCCCTGCCCCTGGCTTGCTCTCCCATGTCTGGAGGCCCCGTGCTGCCCCTCTCCCACCACCTGGCCTCTCCCCGGAGGCAGCCGGCATGGTGAATTGCTCTCGCTGTGGGCTCTGTGCCGGAGCGACAGCCTTTCTGTGCCACGTGGTAATTATCTGTTTTGATTTGTGTTGTAGCGCTGTGTTAGACACCCTGGTGCATGTTCTGTTTGCTTCCCTAATTGCTGCCAAGCTCGGAGCCACTGGTTTTaagtttctttcccttttcccctcctcttctcctgcttTCAAGCAAATTTAGCACATGTCCAAGCATCAGAGCCCCAAACCCTCCGTTGGGCAGAGTAAgtggaggcagaggaggctgcATCCGAGAGGGGAGCGGCGCCAGGCTGTCTGCACAGGGCCGGCTCCGTCCCCGGAGGACAGGCTCTGGCGGTGCCGATGCCACCGCTGCTGCGCCGGCCTGCCTGCGGACACGGGCTGCTCGCGCCTTCACTGCCACTGCCATCCTGCCTCCCCTCCACCCAGCCAGTGGCTCGGTGGGGCAAACGGGCAGAAAACTGCCCCTTGAAGTGTGGGACAAAGCCTGGAGCTCGGCCTTGCCATcctgctgggggtgctgcacACCCTAGCCGTGCCGCTTGCAGTTGCCCGTGCTGCTGGGCTCGTTTtggggggctgctcccctccGCCTGGTCCAGCAGGGCACGGAGATGCTGTGAGGCTCACGGTgatgggctgggggcagcaggggaggttATTTGTGCTCTGGGGCTGTCAGAGTGCCGCACAGAGGCTGGCTCATCTGGACACTGTCCCCAGGGTGGGACAGCCCCAGGCCATCAGCACCACGCTCACCGGCCAGGACGCTGCTCACTCGGTGCCATCGGTCACCAGCCAGATGCAGGTTTTTACCCCTTGGTTCCTGGGGGCAACAATGCCCCTTCCTCGGGCTCCAGCTCCTCCCGGTCTGCCAGGGCTCAGTCCCCTCCAGCTGGGCCCTGCAGGGGGAACAGGACCCGGTTCTTTGGCAGGGCTTGGCCCCGGTGAGCGCGGTGCACAGGGTGCCAGCACGACGGGCACGGCACCGGTGGGACCCCACGCcaggggcggggggggggaggaggaggctgagcccCCATCAATTATTCACCTCCGTGTTTATAGAGGGAAATGTGTTTAATAATGCATGGCGGGGTGCGGCGGGGCCGTTTGAAAGCCTGCCTCGCTgcagctgaaatatttatcGGGCTGTTTGCTGCGGTGCCACCGCGAGACGCGGCGCCTGGCCGGCACGGGCTTGCCAGCACAGCACGCGTGGGCTCTGccactgccccagccccagcccggccctgGCCATGCCTTCCATGCTTCCCGGGGAGCCCGGTGCTGGTCAGCGACCACTCACACCCCCACTGTATTGCAGAGAGACCCGTGGAAGATGTCGAACCCGAGAAACGGCGACACCAAGCCCCCATGTTTGCCCCGCAATGGACTGGTGAAGATCCCCACGCAGCCCAACGGCCTCGGCTCCGCCAGCATCACCAAAGGCACCCCCGCCGTGAAAAACCGCCTGTGCCAGCCTTCCTCCGTGCCTGCCATCCTCAGCCCGGCCTTAGCCCCCCGCAGCGACctgcccatccccagcctggCCTCACCGCTCTCCCTGGCCGCTCTGGCCGGCGTCTCGTCCCCTCCCGGCGCCTCCCTGGTAGGACTGAACTCGAGCGAGGCCGCCCCGGGCGCGGAGCACCCCTCGCCGGAGCGGCTGCCCGGCTCGCCCTCGGAGAGGCAGCTGGCGGTGGACGAGAAGATCCTCAACCGCCTCTTCTGGTACTTTTCGGCGTGCGAGAAGTGCGTGCTGGCACAGGTGTGCAAGGCGTGGCGGCGGGTGCTCTACCAGCCCAAATTTTGGGTGGGCCTGACGCCCGTCCTGCACACCAAAGAGCTCTACAACGTCCTGCCCGGGGGCGAGAAGGAGTTCGTCAGCCTGCAGGGTTTCGCCGTGCGGGGCTTCGACGGCTTCTGCCTCGTGGGCGTCTCTGACCTGGACATTTGTGAGTTCATTGACAACTACCCCCTGTCCAAGAAGGGGGTCAAGTCCATGAGCCTTAAGAGGTCGACCATCACGGACGCGGGGCTGGAGGTAGGTGGCCTCGGTGACGGAGAGGTGCCCAGGGACAGGGGTGGGTAAGATGTGGGCCAGTGGCACCATGGATGGGATGTCCCCGTGGATGTCCCCAGTGCTTGGCCCTACAAACCGCTGCACCCAAAGGGGGGCAAGGTTTTGGGGGTACGAGGCTTGGTTCCCCTCCATGTGGTGATGGACCCCGGTGACACAACGGGTCCAAATTTTCTGCCACCACGGTGGCACCCGGGAACACACCTGCTACAGCCTGCACCGGCGAGGGCTTTCTCCAGCCCCACCAAGGGTGCAGAccacccatgggtgcacccAGCTACATGGTGCCAGCACCCACCTTGTCCAGCAGGCTGCCAGTCCCTGGTCCCCTGCCCACCGTCTGGGCGCTGGGTGGGCGCAGGGCTGCTCTCCCAAGATTTTAGGGGGGAGTTTTTCACCCCCACCACCCACGGGCGCTCCTACAGCCTTTACCCATCCCCGCCGTGAAGGCTGAtggtgcagctggggctggggcagggggaagagCCGGGGGGCGGCTCCGAGGAGACGCAGGGTGCCCTGACCACCCACCCCTCACCAGGTGATGCTGGAGCAGATGCAGGGCGTGGTGAGGCTGGAGCTGTCGGGCTGCAACGACTTCACGGAGGCCGGGCTGTGGTCGAGCCTCAACGCCCGCATCACGGCGCTGAGCGTCAGCGACTGCATCAACGTGGCCGACGACGCCATCGCCGccatctcccagctcctgcccaacCTCGCCGAGCTCAACCTGCAGGCCTACCACGTGACGGACACGGCGCTCGCCTACTTCACCGCCAAGCAGGGCTACACCACCCACACCCTGCGCCTCAACTCCTGCTGGGAGATCACCAACCACGGCGTGGTCAACATGGTGCACAGCCTGCCCAACCTGAGCGTCCTCAGCCTCTCGGGCTGCTCCAAGGTGACGGACGACGGCGTGGAGCTGGTGGCCGAGAACCTGCGCAAGCTGCGCAGCCTCGACCTGTCCTGGTGCCCTCGCATCACCGACATGGCCCTGGAGTACATCGCCTGCGACCTGCAcaagctggaggagctggtgctCGACAGGTCCGGGGACGcgtcacctccttgtcctgtgtCCCCACCACCTCCTTGTCCCCATCACGTCCTTGTCTGGTGTCCCACCACCTccttgtcccttgtccccaCAGGTGTGTGCGGATCACCGACACCGGGCTCAGCTACCTGTCCACCATGTCGTCCCTGCGGAGCCTCTACCTGCGCTGGTGCTGCCAGGTACGGGAGGACGGGGCTGGGAGCCCGGTgcaggggacaggagggaggTGGCACTggcatggggatggggtgggagcTCCATGGGGTGGGCGTCCTGGGGTTGTTGGAGAGCCTTGGGCAGGAAGGGTGACGTGGGGCTGGGAACacggggaggggtggggggcacctGTGGGCTGAGCGGGACTCAGCTCCATCACCCTGCCTCGGCACCCAGTCCCACCAGTGTCCCACCAGTGTCCCACCAGTGTTCCATCAGCCCATCCCATCACCCTGACCCACCACGATGTCCCACTGCCCTGTGCCATCACCCTGTCCCACCACCCTGACCCATTACCCTACACCAccaccccatcccaccaccccatcccaccaccCCGCCCCGGCTCAGCCCCCGGTGCCGTGGATGCTGTACCCCATTTCTGGCacctctgccttctccccaTCCCGGTCCCACTCCCGTTTCTCTTCCAGGTGCAGGATTTCGGCCTGAAGCACCTCCTGGGCATGGGCAGCCTGCGCCTCCTGTCCCTCGCCGGTGAGACCCCAGCATGAGACCGGGGATGCcggggaggggatggagaggccgggcacggggacggggacggggacggggacgggaccAACCCttggggacccccagcaccGTGGGGCTCCTACAGCCCAGGGATGCCCCCAAACCCCTTGGCACCCACATGGGGGGTGGCCGGGGCGGTGACGGTGGCACTGTCCCCTTGCAGGTTGCCCCTTGCTGACCACCACGGGCCTGTCGGGGctggtgcagctgcaggagctggaggagctggagctcaCCAACTGCCCCGGAGCCACCCCCGAGCTCTTCAAGTACTTCTCCCAGCACCTGCCCTGCTGCATGGTCATCGAGtagcgcccgcccgcccgccggggaccggcaccccccccccagacccagcCGCGCCGCCCGGCCGACGTCACCCGGCCGATTTCTGcgggatttggggaggggggggacacgcaAGAGACGCTGCCGATTCGACCGACCCACGTGTAAAGACCCCCCCCCTCTCCGCCCTCCTTTGACGCCCCCCGGATgccagcatcccccccccccaacccaacACCACCGCAGCTGCTGACGAGGGGCCCTGGGCCCGgcgagaggaggaggaggaggcttctttttggcacccatgggtgcttgGACGGACGGGTGCCCGGGACCCCCGCACAGAGCCACAGGCACCCCCGGATCCGAGAGACGAGCCAACCCCCCCCGTGCTGTGCGCCCCCCCCTTtcctgcccccggcccccccagccctgcccgtcCATAGGATGCTTCCCTCCGCCCTCGCATGCTCTCGCTTGCTTCAGTCTCGTGGCACGGCGGGGGGGGCACAGTGACAAGTGGCACCCGCCACCctgccgccccccggcccccccctccATACGGCTCTGCCAGCCAGGCCGTGACCCCGTTTGCCCCCCCCAAGTCCCCAGGATGCCGCCGCTGCACCCCAATTTCCACCGGGGTCAGTGGGGTGATGCCCCCCCCCGGTTTTGGGGCCGTCACCCCGTTACTGCCTGGGGAGAGCCAGGGGGGGCCGAGGGGCCACCACCATTGTGCGTGCACCCATGGGACGTGGCACTCGGTGCCCAGCGCTGTGACCCGTCCGGCTGGGACGGGCAcgtcccgggggggtccccggtcctcgggggggggggctcggggactgtccccttgccctgctgcagctcccggGTGGTGGGGGGACGGCGGTGACGCCACGCCAAGGCAGGGGACGTCACCTTCGGGACACGCCGCCGCTTCTTCCAGACCTAAAGCCATCGCCcgggtgccaccagcaccccggggtgccccaggtgctgcggggggggccgggggggcgcagGGCTGAGCCAGGCACCGGGCACGGACACGGACACGGACACGGACACGGACACGGACACGGACACGCTTTCGGGTTGTTTTGCCTTTGTAAGGGCCGGGAAGGAACTGCTGCACCACCCGCCGCCTCCGCTCGCTCCTTTGTCCAAACCGCCCGGTTTTGACCCCAAAAAGGCCCTGAGGTTCAGGCCCTGGAATGGGGTTGGGGTGCGCTGCTGGCAccgctgggggctgcccccaaaAAGCACCGGGGACATCGTGGTGGGACAGGGGCGCAccggggcaccccggggtgtcggggcaggggggtgctgggcgcagccccccggggggggtcTTGGGGCAAGGTGGGAGCGGGGGTGGGGGTCTTGGGGTGCCccgggctgggggagggggtgAGGAGAGCAGCCCCATATCAGCATGGGGTGGGGGCGTCTCCGTACACCCCACTGCACCCCCAACCCCCCGACACCCCCAGGGCACTCCCGTATCCCCCATaacccacagcccccccccacaTCCACCCCACTGCAcctccacccccccaccccccatcaCTCCCCCCATCActccccccagcgcccccccagccctccccataacccccagtgccccccagccctccccacccccccataacccccagtgccccccaacctccccacgtacccccccgtgcccccagcgcccccccagcgcccccccaaaccccccaggGCACTCCCAGACCCCCATTAACCCTCAGACCCCCCCACATCCCCtggtgcccccccaccccccctacaccccccagcccctctccataccccccccataccccccgtgcaccccccaccccaaaccccagcgccccctccccataTCCCTGGGAACGCGCGCtccgggccggggggggcgtggcctggAGATGGGGGCGTGGCCTGGGCGGTTCGGGGGCGtggcctggtgctgggggcgTGGCCTGACTCGCGGGTGGTCTCGGTGTAGGGGGCGTGGTCTGGCTGAAGGGGGCGTGGTCTCGCTCGTGGTTTGGCgcggagggggcgtggcttggCGGCAGGGGGCGTGGCTTGGCGTGGCGGGAAAGGGCGCGGCTTGGCGGGAAAGGGGCGTGGCGCGCCTTGGCGGGAGAGGCGGGGCGCGGCGGCCGTTTCCGCGCCCGggctgctggggcctggctgCGGCCTGCGGGGGCTCAACGGGGCCGGGGGGACCCCGGGGGGCAACCGAGGACACCCCGGGGAGACCCCAGGAGAGCCCCGGGAGGGCCCCGCGGGGGTCGTTGCGGCCGGGCCGAGGTGGCTTAGGGTGGCCTGCGGGGCCTGAATGCCACCGGCGGTGCCACCAGGCTCAGAGCCCGCGTCCCGCCGAGGGGT comes from Anas acuta chromosome 15, bAnaAcu1.1, whole genome shotgun sequence and encodes:
- the FBXL16 gene encoding F-box/LRR-repeat protein 16; the encoded protein is MSNPRNGDTKPPCLPRNGLVKIPTQPNGLGSASITKGTPAVKNRLCQPSSVPAILSPALAPRSDLPIPSLASPLSLAALAGVSSPPGASLVGLNSSEAAPGAEHPSPERLPGSPSERQLAVDEKILNRLFWYFSACEKCVLAQVCKAWRRVLYQPKFWVGLTPVLHTKELYNVLPGGEKEFVSLQGFAVRGFDGFCLVGVSDLDICEFIDNYPLSKKGVKSMSLKRSTITDAGLEVMLEQMQGVVRLELSGCNDFTEAGLWSSLNARITALSVSDCINVADDAIAAISQLLPNLAELNLQAYHVTDTALAYFTAKQGYTTHTLRLNSCWEITNHGVVNMVHSLPNLSVLSLSGCSKVTDDGVELVAENLRKLRSLDLSWCPRITDMALEYIACDLHKLEELVLDRCVRITDTGLSYLSTMSSLRSLYLRWCCQVQDFGLKHLLGMGSLRLLSLAGCPLLTTTGLSGLVQLQELEELELTNCPGATPELFKYFSQHLPCCMVIE